A region of the Nothobranchius furzeri strain GRZ-AD chromosome 13, NfurGRZ-RIMD1, whole genome shotgun sequence genome:
TGAAGGGCTTCCCCTTCCTTTTTGCTGCCCTCGTTCTCTTCATCCCTGCTGGAATAATCGGGTGGGTCTgcgcttttattttatttattgtcttTTTGATCCTCAACAGGTAGaaaacaaaacacctgttttttcCATCTGTCTTCGTAGGGCGGTGCAGTGTTTCGACCAGAGGAGGAATCAGAGAGACGCTCCGGTTTCCTGACATCCCGATATCGCTCCGTGACCTCAGCAGATCCGACATCATGTCTGGGATTCCAGGAGAAACTTTAATCCTAATATAGAAATGaggatttgttttttgtttggtgGTGGAATTATTCCAGTAACACCAAAGAAATAATGTGCTTAAATATCCAACATTTCCAATGATTCATATGAGTTTTATTAGCTGGAAGATCAGACCCAGAAAAATATTGTTGAACAGCCTAAGTTTGGAGAAATAGAATTTGTTTGAGACTCTAATGAACAAGTTAACTGCAGCTCACAGTGAGCCAGGTCCAGATTAAATTACTGCTGTCTTTAAACATCTCTAATCCTTCAATAGGCATAATGGTTCATGCTCATCCTGTTAAAAACCTTTAGCTTCCCTATTTGTCTGAATTTACAGTCACTTAGACGGACTACCAAAGATATTTACAGCGCGTTCACTCCAAATTCTGTATTTCTGCATGAATAATATATGAAATGTTTGTTTGCAAGAATGTATTGGAGTTGTTCTAAGGTGGCAGTATTCTACTTTAATCCTGTTTTCATTGTGACTAGCCGTTTGCTTCAatttatctctatttttccagatCGAGGTTATTCTAACGTATGATTTATTCCTAACGTTTTTAAAGATTCCAACATCAAAAGAAAAGCACGATTCTTAGATGATAAAGATTTTCTGCAGCGTTTTTATCCATTCACAGAAACGCTAACTCACCTGAAACAGGTGTGATTACTGATTACATTTGTAATCAAAGGAGACCAAAACTTTTTATGCACAAcacagatgatctctatattttataaattttaaaataatgttttttaatgattttatattttttttaagTGTTTTCTTGTGCAAAACTTTGGCGTTAACTTTTACATcgtgttggttggttgtttgacaATGTGATCACGTTTTGTTGTGAAAATGATGAAATAATTGTTTTTCTCTGATTAAAAGTTGAATTGTCTGTGTTTTGCTCTGCAGACGACCAGATTTAAGATTAACTGCAGTGTTGTTGGACCATCGGGTCACAGCCGTGACTAAACCAACACACGTGTTTGTTGAAGCTGCAGCTTTTACATTTTTCAACACAACTGCATTTATTCATGAAATTCATGAACTTTCATTAAATGATCCATTTTTATAGTTTGcatataaatacatttaaaatctaAGTTTTTTTTTCTATCAATGTGTTTTAAATAAACTAGCAAACGTAAAAAAGCAAAAACATTTTCCAAACTAGCTTATTTGACAATTCTGCCTTTTCAGTTCAGTGGTATGAGAGTGTCCACTCAGACTGGGAGATCATGGGTTCAGATCCACAGTCGGGTCATACAaaagaccttaaaaatgggacccagtgcatcCCTGCTTGACTCTGCATTGAGGGGTTCAGTTCGGGGGTTAAAGCACCAAATGATTCCCAagtgcagccgtgtctgcagctcaccgccgccccaggggatgggtcaaacacagagaacaaatttcaccagtgtgacgACTAATaggactttaatctttaatgtGAGTGCAGGCTCGAGTAAAAGGACAGAAATTTTTAAGGCTTATTTATGGAAAAACAGAACTCATAAATATTTTGAGTCGGAGCAGAGTGGTGCTGGTGTCGCTACACAGGTTTGTTCAACTTTACTAAAACACCTGTGGGTTTTTGCAACACAGAGacagtttattttcattttaacagCTTTATGGGTAATCTTACACCACATATCTAGTGTCTGAATAAAAGCTTAGATGAAACTTCTCCGTTTTATCAAAAACTAAGTTTCTTCTCAACATAAAAATCTGCCGAGTCAGATCAGTGACCTGCATCACTTTATGATACACGTGTTATAGATTACAGCACAGAGTTAAAGATGGTGTCGTCTCTGATGGTTGATGCTGCTGGTCAGTTGGGTATTTACCTGAGAAACAGAAGGCTGATACTAGCGTGGGCACACAAACACAGCAGCATGTGGAGACtggcgttacattttattatACGAAGTCTAAAACTCCCATCCTGTTGTTTAACTTATTCATGTGGTGGAGTTATCTGAACACCCTGAACTTCACATGCATTTGTCTGGAGGAGGTAAAGCTGCTGTGCAGCTTTCTGCAGCCGCCGTTTAAACCGGGTTTGTTTCCTTTTTCTTCTGGTCTTTGGAGCCATCCGTCGTGTCCTGCTGTCCTTTCAAGAAGCGGATGATCTTTTCGATGGTGGCTTCCTGATATTCATGGGACCATCTACATGGAGAGGCAGCAGAAGGATAGTTAGACTTCACAGATCAGCTCAGTCAAGCATCTTCTAAAACTAAACTACTGATAAAATATCCatcgtaaacacacacacacacaaagtcgtTCTGCCTCCCTGGATTCTATTTGTATGATTTATGATTCTCACTTGATGCCATTGAAGTTGAGAATAGGCCTCATATCCTCTGGAAGTGAGCTGGAGACCGGCCATGCAAAGTTATCAATGACAGGGACGATGTTCTTCTTACCAGCCAGGGCCGTGGCTATTTCCTGCAACATAAATAATACTGTATAAGATGATAAATGATGgttgtcctttattctaaggaaaattAAATATGagcatcaattgtaaaaagatgtggggtttttttgtttttgttttttccatatggtttggtggtttttggtgacttgtaccattttgtttgttttaatgtggttttgtgttacatttagtaaacaagtaaaatgacttgtataaaggggtagggacatataagtttcgacttcagcctactcctttacagacagagaagaagaaaaaagggacgatgatatgtattttttttgtttttgttttttaaatattatgtatgttttctttgtttgaaataaactaaacaaaaaaataatgatTTAAACCTCTccctttttttatcacaattgtctatttttagctcattttaaacatatttttaaccattttctaaattcttttttatatttttacatttttcatttttatgaagcgcctcgtgatttttattttgagaggtgctatagaaatgatttcttcttcttctgaatgTGATGGTTGATTTTAGGATAAATTAAGGTGCCTGGGTCACATGACCAGCTTTGTTATCATTGCATCTTTTTTTTGTCAGAATTGTGTTTGTTTGATTTCCTTTTTTTAAAACTTTGTACCTAAACTGTGTGCAGAGCTAAATGATGACTTTAACTGAGACTGGAGTGGAGCTCCTCTGACCTTGTGCACCCAGTCCTTCATGTCCGTGTCACCCATGCACTTGTCGAGGGCATTGGAGGACAGAACCAAGATGAAGTTGCGGGCCCTCTGAACACTCTGAATGAGTTTGTCCTCAAACTTCCCAGCCTCCAACTTCTCCACGTCTATAAAGACACTGTAACCTCTGACCTGTAGGTGCACCTTCAGCAGACTGGAAGAGCAAAACAACATTCATCATTTATTCATCTAGTTCAATTTCACATTTTGTAACCTAACCCGCGTTTCCTTCCCTGTCCATCCTCACCTGGCCAGCTGGGAGCCGGTAGTCCGACGGTAGCTGATGAACACGTCGGGTCCTGGAGGCTGGGCGTCTGTGTGACACGGCTTTAGGGGCCTCCGTGTGGCCGACAGTATCTTTGCTCTGTGGACTCCATTCTCCACGTGGCAGTCGTGCTGCAGTTGCTGATCGGTCAGACACTGGATGTTGCTGCGGTCCACTCCTGACTGGACCAGGCCGTAGGTGTACTGGCGAAAACGGGGATCCACTTCGACCAACAAATCAGCCATGTTGTTTGGGTCGCACATGGAGTAGTCGGCGTAAGTCTTCAGCACACGTAAATCTCTCAGAAACCTGTCAGATTTGATTTTTAAATGGCTTTTAGATGCATGTGAACCTTTTAGGGTGTTCTGAAAGACTTCCATGCTCACCTCTTGCGTGTGAGACCTGCAGCCATGCCCAAATCAGAGCTTAGATCTTGATCGGTGATGTTCAGCAGGAGGTCTCCATccacctggagctcctgcataacAATCAGCTCAGAGCGCTGACACACCTACACGTTAATGATCTCTGAGGGTGTCTGGCTGTTTACTCACCTGGAAACGATCACAGAAGGCACTAAAGCCAACCTGCTGCAGCCACGTCTGCACTTCGCAGCTTTTCCAGTTAGGCACACATGACAGGATTCGCTTTGGCACTACTTCTCCCATCATACTCAGTGCCCGCTTGGCGAGGCCAGAGGCCGTGTCGTTACTGGAGTACATGACGATTCTTTTCAGGCTCTGGACTGCACCGATCTCTTGGAATATCTTCAAAAAACATTAGAAATGAGCCACGAAATAATGAAATTATTTCTGTTATACAGCAGCTGGGTTTGTTGTACCTTCATGTTGCGTTGACGGGATTTGATACTGGCCTCCACGCAAAGATAAAAGGCAGCAATGCACTTTCCCTCCACTCTGATGCCATCCAGTAAGGGTAAGAGGTGCTGCAGGTCAGACGCTGTCCTCCCCTGCATGCAGTCTGCGCTGTCCAGTAAGCAGCGAGTGAAGTCGTCCGGATCCAGAGACGAGATGAACGGCTCCACCAGGTCCAGGGTGCCTGATTTCACCACCTCTTTCTCAATTTCTCGGTTTGCAGCCAACACCGCCACAGCCAGGCAGGCGTAGAAGCGGATGAGCTCATCCTCTTTGGAAAACGCCAGAGGGAAGAGCCACTCGGCCGCCTGCTTCTCGATCATCCACCGCTGACAGCGGTGGCCTCCGTACATGGCACAGTTGGCCAGTGCCACGGCGCAGTGACGCAGCACGGTGGGGTCTGTGCCGCGGCACCAGAACAGGAGGGCGTCCAGAGCGCCGTTGGAGATTAGGTGGATGGACGTCTCCTCTGTGTGTTTGAACATGTGCTCCAAGATGCCAGAAACGCTGCGAGCCAGCTGAGCATCGTCCTGTTGTCGGGTCAGattgaggatgacacccagacccaTGCGGGCAACGTAATCCCTGTCAAAGGACAGAGAACATCAGAAAGTAGCGTAGTTGGTGTGAgtcgagctgaaaacagcaggaaaacCTATAAATTAAGGTTGATGATGTGAATTTTTGGGGCAGATACCGATTATCTGTTAttgatatcactgttatggcagatagccgatatttgccgataccaatatatcgacatttacgcttctgatatCAGCAAATTTGGAATAGACTGAAAATTATGCAAGCTGAATTTTTGaatgttttgctttatttctaCAAAGCGGAATTTgcaacattatacacacacacacacttacacttctgagatgactACCGTCACTGTCACAGTACAAAACAATAACACATCATCACACCCCTCCCTctctgaaacagatacacaaacacaaacaagatggaaaaaacatTTGTTGGTGAAATCTGCCCAGTTTCAATTATCGGACCAATACTGATGCTGATTGTGCATCCCTGCTCTAACTAATACAGCCATCCTTCAGTTAATTCACCTTTCCTTGCAAAAATATCAATAGCTCTTCATGCTCTCAGGTCTTTTACAGTTTTTCCTTGGCTGCTTTTCATCCATCACATATTTCTTTATATTTTAAAGAAAGTGATTCTGGTTGGATGCAAAAAATTAAAATGAATGAACAAAAGcagccaaaaacaaacaaattcttAGTATGAAAAAGCTCTTTGCCACTGAGAGGATGAAAAACTACTGCTGAAGACAACAGAAAGTCTGGCTTCTGAAAGCAAAATGTTACGAAATGACTCGTTTTCAAATTGTGCAGAATTGTCCTAAATGTGTTCTGTGTTCCTGACCCTGTCTGGTTATATAAAattcaaataaacaaataaataatctgTTAGTGTGCATATAAAGTTGCCAAACAGGTTGCCTTTAACTAAACCAAGGTCTGGGGCCAACGAAATAACATGAAAACTTATTTGATTAGTTTTTACATTTCTAAATGGATTTTGTGGCTCTGCTCAAATTTAATTTTGCTCTTAGATTGT
Encoded here:
- the sarm1 gene encoding NAD(+) hydrolase SARM1 — protein: MLLSLTIFLSRLHRHLRFMFSSDRLTVPDYVSRLQRGRGGSGGEPKPTSPGINADVRAVLDTSLPALRSAIQTLKAAKESSDSDETRRAVAEIYQLVEEAWVLPTVGRQVAEEICNRIRLDGGLELLLLQLQQTPAVEIMYESAKLLEQILICENRDYVARMGLGVILNLTRQQDDAQLARSVSGILEHMFKHTEETSIHLISNGALDALLFWCRGTDPTVLRHCAVALANCAMYGGHRCQRWMIEKQAAEWLFPLAFSKEDELIRFYACLAVAVLAANREIEKEVVKSGTLDLVEPFISSLDPDDFTRCLLDSADCMQGRTASDLQHLLPLLDGIRVEGKCIAAFYLCVEASIKSRQRNMKIFQEIGAVQSLKRIVMYSSNDTASGLAKRALSMMGEVVPKRILSCVPNWKSCEVQTWLQQVGFSAFCDRFQELQVDGDLLLNITDQDLSSDLGMAAGLTRKRFLRDLRVLKTYADYSMCDPNNMADLLVEVDPRFRQYTYGLVQSGVDRSNIQCLTDQQLQHDCHVENGVHRAKILSATRRPLKPCHTDAQPPGPDVFISYRRTTGSQLASLLKVHLQVRGYSVFIDVEKLEAGKFEDKLIQSVQRARNFILVLSSNALDKCMGDTDMKDWVHKEIATALAGKKNIVPVIDNFAWPVSSSLPEDMRPILNFNGIKWSHEYQEATIEKIIRFLKGQQDTTDGSKDQKKKETNPV